TCGTTTTGCCACAAATCCACACCTCCCATGTAGCTACCAATGTTAGCAACAAGTACACCTTCCACGTCCTCAGGGATCTCCATGTCTACCCCATCCACCTCTACTCGGACTTGCCAAGGGAAGTCTTCAAACGTATTATCCATGATACTCCTTGCACCTTCACGAGCATACAGCACTTTGTTCATAAACTGGTTATAGAACTTCTCTGGATTCTCTTCCCGCAAATTATGAATATCCAAAGCCACCTTTGCATCACACCCAATTCCAAGATAGTTATTCATGAACTTTGGTGATTGAACTTTCCCATGTTGGTTTGTTATTGTTATCTTCCATCGATCCAGAATAGTAACTGCTGCATGCTCTATGTGGTTCAACACCGCGCAAAGTCCTCCTTGCCTCTCCACTACACCCAAACCACCTCCCCAGGACAAAACCCTTGCTAGATCATTCCCTGTCCCTGCAGGAAGAATTGCAACTGGGGGAGGAGATACAAAATTTTGCTTGTCGATGGCATCAAGAACCCAACAGACTGTACCATCCCCCCCACATACCAGAACCCTGAAATGAGGTACCCTTCTAAATAAATAAAGACCCACCTCTGGTCCTTGTGTGGCGCTCAATTCGAATACCTGAACAGGATTCAGAAGAATGTTCAAACGTTGCCTGAGTGTACTGCCACGTTGGTCCCCACTCTTTTTGTTTATGAAAACAAGAAGTGGTCTTGTATCTGGAGGCAAATCTATCAACTCATATTTCTGTTGTATCCCTAAAACCTGAGACTCGTCTCTCTGATTGGATGATAGTACCTTTTGGTAATTTGGCTTCAGGTCCACCTTATTATTCATTTCACCACCATCATGAGTTACCTGCAACTTCGTATTACCACTACAACTTTCACCATTTCCATTCAAAGCTTTTGGTGTTTGATCAGTATCAGCAGTACTCTCCATTGACTGATCGCAGGTGCTTGATGTATTTGCTGTAGTATCCATAGAGGTTTCACTCCCACGCTTGTGCTTCTTGCGATGACTCTTGATGCGTACACGCATGGTAGATGCAAGCTCGTTAGCTCCTTGCGTGATTGAACTCAAAAAACCACCTGAGCTAGTACGACTCAATTCCTTAACAAAGAGTGGTGATAAGATGAGCCTTTTGAATGGACCCAAATCACAAATATCACCCAATTCATGAAACACATTAACATGGCACTCGAAATGAACAAGCCGCTGACACCACAAGCAGCACCAGATTGGAGAACCACCAAGAAACGATGCATTACAAGGTTCGTCACAATTACTACAGGAGGAAGTTTCATCTGGTTGATCAGCAATCTCTGTCCACCGCACAGCCCATTGGTGAATCATGTTTTCATACCCTGTCATCGAAACACACTTACAATCCTTTTGCGCCTTTGAGGAGCAGCTTAGATGTGCAGCTGCACCACATACATTGCAACGG
This DNA window, taken from Papaver somniferum cultivar HN1 chromosome 3, ASM357369v1, whole genome shotgun sequence, encodes the following:
- the LOC113355687 gene encoding diacylglycerol kinase 1-like gives rise to the protein MFTTWLPKWGRSGMTEYHMFISACFAVVFVGICTIAYTIFQWRRNTSISWMKQIATSSKKNPKAKHKVPIAAHTWSLESLSRGKSLNCCVCLESVSPTQPLMTSNSFIHRCNVCGAAAHLSCSSKAQKDCKCVSMTGYENMIHQWAVRWTEIADQPDETSSCSNCDEPCNASFLGGSPIWCCLWCQRLVHFECHVNVFHELGDICDLGPFKRLILSPLFVKELSRTSSGGFLSSITQGANELASTMRVRIKSHRKKHKRGSETSMDTTANTSSTCDQSMESTADTDQTPKALNGNGESCSGNTKLQVTHDGGEMNNKVDLKPNYQKVLSSNQRDESQVLGIQQKYELIDLPPDTRPLLVFINKKSGDQRGSTLRQRLNILLNPVQVFELSATQGPEVGLYLFRRVPHFRVLVCGGDGTVCWVLDAIDKQNFVSPPPVAILPAGTGNDLARVLSWGGGLGVVERQGGLCAVLNHIEHAAVTILDRWKITITNQHGKVQSPKFMNNYLGIGCDAKVALDIHNLREENPEKFYNQFMNKVLYAREGARSIMDNTFEDFPWQVRVEVDGVDMEIPEDVEGVLVANIGSYMGGVDLWQNEDEADDNFDPQSMHDKMLEVVSISGMWHLGKLQVGLSRAKRLAQGQSIKIHICVPLPVQVDGEPWFQEPCTLTVSHHGQAFMLKRASEEPLGHAAALIADVLENAESSRVITASQKRVLLQEMALRLS